The region GCTCCCCAGTGGCGATAGGCACTGCACGAAGTGGGGGTCTCCCTCTGCATCACCCTCCGGGGCGGCCGAGGTTGCCCTCCAGGTCCCCGTCGTGCCCATCTTTGCCCATTCCAGGGCTTTTCTTGCCTGTGGTTGCAAGCTGGTAGATGGGGGAGGGGGGTCAGGAGTGGCAGCGGGTCctgcccaccctgtccccatcGCTTGGCTGGTGCAGGATTGGGGTTAGGGGGTGTCCAGCTGTGCCAATGTACCTGTTCCCCTTCCCCGTGCACCCGTGATGGGATGGGCCTGGGATTGCCTGGGATTGGCTTGGCAAGAATCgatttgaaaaagcaaaagaaaatgagaaaatgataGAAACAGGATGAGAGCTGAGGGAgtgctgggtgggggggggggggtgcacaGTGCTGCTTGCCAAGGCAGGGTccaaggagcaggcaggagccaggcaagCTGGATGGTTGCCACCCCGAGGGGCGGCTAGCACAGAGGCACGCAGGAGGCCGTCCCCGGGAGGAAGAGTTTGTACCGAGCTGCAGCCGATCTGCGGCCCTGCCAAGCCCGAGTGCTCAAAAACCCATGAGTCAGATGCCCTAAAAATCCTGTGGCAGGCCTGAAAACGATGAGCTGCAGAATAAAACCCAAGCCGCGATGGGCGCCGAGGGTTTGGATGGGCTTTCTGCTTCCCTTGATTCTTGAGAGGTCATGCGTGGAGGCTCGTGTCCCCGAGCACCGGGGCTGggtgtttgtttatttgcctGTTTGGTTTTAATAAGAAACAGAGAGTCCCGTGGCATCACGTGGCTCCGGCAGCCCAGGCGTTGGGTTAACCCTCCACCTTCCCCACCCCACGTCTTGGGGCGCGTCACCGCTGCCGGGGTGACATCCCGCTTTGCTTTTTcaggccaccagctggatttagtcGTATTTAACAGCCTGTGGTGGGGTTGTGGCTGGGGACACGTCCCGGCTGGGTGTAGGTATGATGGAAGGAGCCCAAAGGCAGCTCTAacgctggggagcagcaggggctgATGTGTGGGGGTCCCGGGGAGGGGATACAAGGGATTCGCCCCACCCGGTTGCCCTCCCTCACCTCTCTGTGCCCTCATCTCTCCTTCCCGCCCTGCCCCCTCGCCCAGATGAGATCCTCCGCTCGCTGGCCGGCCCCCCGTCCCCGCCGGGGCAGGACCCCCATGGCTGGCGGGTGCCCGTGGACTGCGTGCGAGCCAACGAGCTGTGCGCGGCggagcccagctgcagctcccgCTACCGCACGCTGCGGCAGTGCCTGGCCGGCCGCGACAGGAACACCATGCTGGCCAACAAGGAATGCCAGGCGGCCCTGGAGGTGCTGCAGGAGAGCCCCCTCTACGACTGCCGCTGCAAGCGAGGGATGAAAAAGGAGCTTCAGTGCCTTCAGATCTACTGGAGTATACACCTCGGGCTGACCGAAGGTACGGGGCAGGGCTCCACGGGGTTGCGATGGGGTGGAGGGTCCTCACCCACTTTGGTGTTGGGAAGCTCTGAGGGCACCTCGTTGCTCTAATAAAAATGGGGTGAGCAGCGCCCTGGGCTGCACGGGCACCCCAGGCAAGGCAGGTGGTCCCCCCTTTTCTCAGAGGATGCTGgtgggggctgggctgggagctggtCTACTCAATGCGGGTGCAGGGCAAGGGAGAAACGGGCTGGGGGCTGCGTTGGCAGCAAGAGCTGATCACTGTCGTGGCAGAGATGTTGTGCCCGAGCCTCTGGGCACCTGCGAGCCAGGACAGGGCTCCCTTCCAGCTgggctccctccctcctgccagtCCTGGAGGAGGAGATGTGCCCATGGGGTGCAGAGGTTGGGGCAGGGCTTTGCACCTCAGTACCAGCTGTAGGGATCTCTTAGGGTGCAGAGGTTGTtgtggccccccccagccccctgttAGCCCTGGCTCCGGGGGGGTTtgtgggctggggagcagcagcgaGGATTCGCTGGGGTCTCACCTTGCGATGCACCGGAGCCGGCCAGAATTGTAGCCGGGTGAAGGCGTAAATCAGAGGCTGGAGCAGTGCGGGTGATTGGAATTGGATTTtgctggcccagggctggtttgTTCACTGAAGGCAGGGGGAGGCAGCGGGCTTCACCCACTGCCCCTCGCCCCTCTGCCGGGGCATCACTGGGGCTGCCCCGGACGCTTGTGCTGCTGGTCCAGGGCTGCAGAGGGGCACTTTGCTGGGCTCAGAGGAAGGACCTGGCTGTCgggagctctgctggggctggggctggggctggtggggtttGCTTTGCTGTCCTGTCACCCCTGCACAGCTCTGGCAGCGCCCGCCTGGCCCCAGACTGGAGAGGAGCAGAGCCAGCATCAGTTTAACAGTATAGATCCCTTTAATGGGCTTAGGACTGGCTCTGCATGTGGAGGCTCTTAAATCCGGGCTCAGCTTGTGCAAAACCGCCTGTACCAGAGCCCCAGGGTTGTGGCACAGACCTCGCAAGGGCACATGCCCGCCTGGCCGGTGGCAGCCTGCGAGCAGACGGACCCTTGGCCGCCCGTGGCACCAATATTGGCAGCTTGGCCCCTGCTTCCACCAATGATTTGGGTCTGTAAAACCGCCTGTTCCTCTGCTGTTTCGTTTCCCCAGCTGGAAGCCACCTCCTTTAGCAGCTTGAGCTGAAGGGATTCATTTGATGGAGCCGGCGGAGGAGCCTCCGTCCCTGGCAGCCTCGTTCCTGCAGTGGGTGCAGGTCTCCGACCTCCCCCCCTGAGCTGGGATCGAAGccagaggaggtggtggtggtgctgggagggctTTGGGCAGGGATGCAGGGAGCTGTACCTGAGCATGCACCCCCCGGGTGACATTACCTTCAAATCTGGGTCAGCAACAGGGACTAGAGCCTGAAAACCAGCCCAGAGCAGGAATTACTGCTTAATTGTTTTCTACCCCTCATTAGCAGCCTTCATTCAGCAATTTCAGAGGGCTTTGCAGACATGAATGAAGGATGCTTTACTGCTTGATGGGTACTCCAGGACCTGTaccaggagaaggaggaggaggaggtgggaagagAAGTGATTATACCAAGTCTTAAGGAGAGGTAGAAGCTTTGGGGAGATCCAGCAGCTCACAGCTTTAACGTGCATGAACCTGTGAGTGTAGAAGCGATGAGGAGCCCAGGGTAGACCCTGATCTTCTGCCTTTTAGCAAAGATGCTGTGCCCGGTGGTCCCCCAACCAGCCTCTTGGCTGCGGGAGCTAACCTGTCCCTGCCATTAAGGAGGACTGTTTTCACTCCAGCCTCATTCCTGGAGGTTAATTGCATCTCAGTGAGCTCAAGAAAAGTCCACTGCCCTTTTAATGCTCAGTAATTTTCCTAGCAAGCAGCAGGATTCAGCtagtatttaattatttattgcatTGGCAAAGCAATATACCGGGAGGTTACAGTGTTTCCTAAATGCACTTTAATAAAGGTGCTATTTGTCATCGGAGCATTAGGAAGCCCAGCGAGGCGAAGGGGCTTGACCCGAAGTGGGGGGACGTCGCAGGCTGCCCGGAGTGTGTTTCCTTCCCCGCGATGAGCAGCCGCGGCAGGAGCTGCCCTTGGCCCCGGCGTGGGCTCTTGCTCCCGTGTAGCATCACCCTGAGGGTGGTGGCAAGGCCAGATGCGGGGTGATGGGCTGAAACCCCACAGCCCAACCTGGCATCCCAGCGGGGTCTCCCTGGCCCAgccacccagctctgccctcccaAATTTCCAAGGAATGGCGCTGAGGAGCTGCTGGGCTCAGAGCGAGCCCTCCCGCACTGCTCCCTGCCTCTTAATGAGCTTGTTTTCCAGCACAAGGATTCAAGTGGCTCCTTAATTACACGGGATAAATGCTGCTGCCTTGGGCTAATAATAACTCGGCGGAGCAGACGTGGGCTGAGCGGTCCGGGCTGCCGGGTCCGTCCCCGGGACACCCAGCGAGGGCACCCGCTGCGGGCGGGGATCCTGCCGGGCGCAGCAGAGATCGATGCTCCGGGCTGCTGGTCAGCCTCTGACTGGGGTTTTCAAAGTCCAGccattgattatttttattttattttattttattttattttcctgtggcTGCTGGGGTTTGAGGGGAACATTTCCTCTCCCGAGAGCCGTGGCCGGCTCTCCTGAAATCAGCCTTTTCTGCAGTTCCACGAAGCAAAAACACGTGGTTTTGCCCTGAAATCAGAGATGGGAGAGAGGAGGTTTGCTCCCAGCCTGGGGACCGTGCTCAGGTTCCCTCTGGAAAGTGCAGATTGTGATGGATGAGCCCCTGGGGTGCAGCGTGGGTGGATCAGGGGTGGGGAAGCTCCTCAGGGCTCTCCGGTTGGGTCTGTATCCTCCCAatgaaatatttcccttttcccaaAGTACAtcagaggcagagcagggtggAAAACAAtcttcacagcatttttttttcaggcaaatgctttttttttttttttttcaacaacaaTAAAACAATCCAGAGTTGAGTCTAGACCCTAAAACCTTCAGCTTGCAGCTGGCCCAGACTCTGCGGACGTCGTCACGAAACATTGACCTTTCAAATGGAAATTCCCCCAACTCTTGAGGTCAGTTTGAACGCAGCCGCTGCCAAACCTGACTCGCACAAGGAGCTGAGCTTGCGGCAGGCACCTGCCTGCCCGGCCACAAACTCCCAGCCAGCAAGAATTAAGCTGAGTTGGTccaaaatggttttttttttgttgcagggTAGTGCTTTAAACGCTTTTTggtttttccttcccaaatcGCAGATTGCCACTCCAGGGGGGTGCCCGCGCCTGGCCGTAGCCTCGGTGGTGGCTGAGGTTATTCACTGtggtttttaatttgctttttctcccccttctctttcttccctcccacTCTAGGAGAAGAATTTTATGAAGCTTCCCCCTACGAGCCGGTCACCTCTCGTCTCTCTGATATATTCAGACTTGCTTCAATTTTCTCAGGTAATAAAAGCAACATGCTTCCGCTGTTTTATCTTCTCTTGCCCGTGAACGTAGACCTGCTACCGAGCTCCCTGGCAAGGAAAACACGCAACTCCTTCCGCCGTGGTTTGATCCTTTGCTCCTCCAGCTCCTGTGGCCGCTCTCCTGCCCGTCTCCTCTCCCATCGCCCCGGAGCCGGTGCCTTGAGCATCAGTTGGGGGTGACACGTGGCCCCTGCAGCCAGCCGGGGTGCTGGAGCCTGATTGAGGGGAGCGATGTAGGGGCTGGTTCACTGCCAGGGTTTGATGCACTTTGGGACAAATTCTCTCTGTTTCAGACCTTCCCGGCGGGATCAGCCCCGGCTGAGGCGAGGGCTCGCTTTGAGCCCCTGcccagcagtgacagcagagcCACGGGCCACAGCCTCCTTCTTGGGTGTCCTATTCCCCCCCCAAGCTGTGATTTAGGTTTTTACCTTTTGGATTCAGCTGCTTCCAACCGTGGGCTTCTACCGAATAGCTGAGGTGGGCTGGAGAGCCTGTAATCCCCTCGTTTGTCTTGTCGACGCATCCCCTCAAGCAGCCAAGTGTCACGGCAttaggcagggcaggagggggaggCTCCGGGGGTCCAGACCCTCCCGCTGCCCATCCATTGCTCTGTGTAAAGTGGTTTGTTTTCTGGAAGATTTGGGACTGGCAGGACACCCCGTATGTGGGGAAGCTGAGGGGGGGGCCCCTGTTTGCTGTCCCTCCCCGGGGTAGTCAGCCTCGAGCAGAGCTACAGGCTGCAACTGGGGGAAGGATGCTGAGCCCTTCGGAGCATCTCTCAGCCTCCACATCCTCCTCTCGGGAACCCAAAACTCCACCACCATCCTCAGGAACTTTTTTTTGCCATCTATTTCCATGACAACCCTCGGTGCTgccacccccactcccccccccccgttttCAAATTAGGTCAGCAATGCCTTGGCTTCTCCTTGCTCTTTCTCCTCTTAACCCTTTCCTCAAAAGCCACCCACCGCTGCAGGGTTTTGGGGGTCTCTTCATCCCCAGATCTCATGGTGGCACCTCGGGGATCCCGCAGTGAGGCCGTGCCCCCCCGGGCTGTGCAGCTCTGCCCGAAGCCACCCCAGCTCCCCTGGGGACACCTCAGAGGGGGACTGTGACACCACGTCCCCTCGCTGCTGTCACCCGCCGGGTTTTAGCTCCCGAAACGAATTTGCCAGGCTCCCTCCGGGGAGCTTAGCACCAGTTCAGGATGACGATGCCACCCCCTCCCGTCTCCCGCATGCCTTTTTGGATTACATTAGCGTCAAGGAAATATTTTAGCTTCTGGAAAGTATGAAAAGCAAAGTGTCTGGAGTGGGGGATTATACGCTCATGGGTTGATTTATTCATAAAAGCAAAGCGAGAGGAGAAGGAAGTCTGTCTGGCAATTTtggggctgggggaagaggggaatTGACAGGTTTTATGCTCTGGAGTTGTGCTGGGACCATCGGGGTGGCCTCGATGCTTCTTCCACCCCTTCTCCATCCCCCTCGCGCAGGGCTGGAGCGGTGGGAGCGGTGAGCAGCTgccccccgggacccccagcCCCGACCCGCGATTGAAGCAAACGAGCTGTTAGTGTTGTTTCTCGATAACAAGGCTGAGGCAGAGCGCTGCTAATTGCCTGTGGGGATAACAGAGGGATTACTTTACCTTTCTCGAAGGAAGGGGCTGTGTAAGCGAGGAGCGGGGCGATGCACGCTGTTCTGATTTCTCGCGCCCTCGGTGGGCAGCCAGCTGggatcggggcgggggggctggtgGCACCGTAAGCGAGCATCGCAAGCGAGCACCCCGAGCAAGCACAGCAGCCCTCCCCGCACATGGGGTTTTGCCCTCCCAGACCCCTCCGTGGAGCAGAACATCCCAGACTGGGCTCTGCAGTGCCAAGGGGTGCCGGGGATGGCCCCATGGAAACCACAGcctgtggggaggaaggaggaggctCCGGGTGGGAAACCAGCCCCACGCCGTGTCTCTGCCCACGCGGGCACCaacccacagcagcagcaccgcAGAGGCCGGTGGGTGTCAGACCCCCGGCCTCAGCCCACGCCGCACAGCACGGAGTGAGCTGGCAGCAGCGCTGCCTTCCccatcaccctcctcctcctcctctgccctgaCCCCATCCTGCACCGAGAGGCCTGAGGGGACGGCTGGTGGCACCAGGCCTCCCAGCGCggttccctccccagctccttgGCCCCCGTTTCCTTCTCACCTCATGAAATTTTCATGCTTGTGCTTTATTAATGAGCTCCCCAGAAACCCTGCACTTTCAAGCATCGGCTCTATTAAAATGCATCCAGGTCCCTGCAGGTCTCGGGCAGGGCAGGAGCGATGCTCTGGAGGATGAGGCAATCAGGCAGTGCTTTGCACAGATCCCACGCTTGTGCCGGAGAGCTGCTGCGCTGGCTGGCAACGTTGCTCGTGGGGCTCGGAGCCGGGGCGGCcgccagcacccctgggtgcagAGGGTGCTCGGTGCATCCCCCTCAAATTCCAGAGCTCGTCTGGGCAAGGAGAAAAGAGCGCCATGTGTCCCCCAACCTCTGTAAGTGTCTTTtgccctttctgcttctctgacATCAGTGTCATGAGCTCTTTCCATCCTCAGCCCTCAGCTGGAGGGACCCGGGCTGCAAAGTGACAATCCCAGCCTCATCCTGTCTTTGGGGCTCGGCTGCACAGGGAGGGTGTGAAGCCTCGAAGGACTTgccttcccctcctttcccccctctcaCCGCTTTATTCCTGACAGGGCTTCTGGCCCGtttgcaggaggagcagggaggaggctTCTCCCCCAGCGCAGCGCCCGTTCGCGCTCCGACCATCCGTCAGCTCCAACATCTCTCCGCTCAGGCGACCTTCTTGCCTCTTGCGCTATTTTTCAAGGCAGATTTACTTCTAAATCACACATcagaagaagtgttcactttacgtATGTCTCATCAAACTCTCCTGGCCCCGGTAGATCTCCACGGGGGGTGTTCATCACTGGGATGACACGTTGGGAATTTTGAGGGCTCTCTCAAACAGCTTTACCCCCCCAGCTCTGGGGACTCACCGCAGCCTGCCCAGGGGGTGCTGGCCCTGGTGAAGGGGACCCCGGGGACCCCACAGTTGTCACAACATGGGTCAGGACTGGTGCCACCAAACCCCCAGCAGCTGAACATCCCCCAGGGGCAGCAGGGTGGGGATTGGCACTGGGGGGGACTTCCAGCTTCACCTTTTAATCAGGACCCCTTAATGTAGGCAGCGCTGTGCTGGCAGCTCCCAGGATCACGCGGAGTTGGATAAGACCATgggaaaatgagacaaaaatcgGGTCCTGTGCTGCAAATGACACCCCAAAATGCTGCTCACCTGCAGGGCAGCCCCCAGGGGCAGCTGGGGGAGGCAAGGGGAGGTGGGGATATGCTCGCCCAGGCAGCTGCTTGTCATTTGCTAATTAGCAGGTCCCTACAAATGTGTCTGTTAGGGACCTCTCCTCGGTGCTGTCGTTTGTCTTTGCCTGCAGAAGCTGGGAGACAATGGAGGAATCCACAGGCTTGGCTTGGCTACGAAGGGGAGGAAATTAGGGACGAGATGGCTAGTGCAGTCAGGGAGCTTCTAAAATAGCACCTGGGTTGCTGCTGAGGGCAATCCAtcattttgacaaaaaaataaaaaaagaaaattcagcatcCGTTCGCGCACGGTGGGTTGGCTTCGTCCATCCTCTGCCTGTTTATTTGCTGACAGCTGGGATTCCTGGGATGGACACGGGATCTGGCCGGTGCCCGGCTTCGGTGGCAGCCTTGTCCCCATTTGTCCCTGCCCTGGGGGGGACTGGCTGGGGGTGACCCACTTTTGGGGAGCCCTAGGAGAGGAtgtgggggccaggggggccCTGTGCAGCTCGGCAAATTATTCTGCTTTGGAGCAGGctgaataattaataattattctttgaataattgataaggaaaaaaaaatattgcaaattcATGGCATGAATTATGCACCGAAGACTGTTTGACCAGGTCCCCCTGCTGCAGTTGGTGCGCGTTAACCCTTCCTGTGCTGGAGAAGGACCTCCAAATcgtgcagggggatgggggtgAAGCGGGGGGCACAGCAGCGGCGCgtccagccccctccccactgcctgcagggcagggccaggctgtgCTGGAGATGCCCGGGGTCACACCGATGCCGCGGCATCTCCCCATCCCTCGGTGCCACGctcaccccttctccctcttGCTCTCCGGGCAGGAATGGACCCCGCCACCAACTCCAAAAGCAACCACTGCCTCGACGCGGCCAAAGCCTGCAACCTGAACGACAACTGCAAGCGCCTGCGCTCGGGCTACATCTCCACCTGCAGCAAGGAGATCTCGGCCACCGAGCACTGCAGCCGGAGGAAATGCCACAAGGCGCTGCGCCAATTCTTCGACCGCGTCCCCAGCGAGTACACCTACCGCCTCCTCTTCTGCTCCTGCAAGGACCAGGCTTGTGCTGAGCGCCGGCGACAAACCATCGTCCCCTCTTGCTCCTACGAGGACAAGGAGAAGCCCAACTGCCTGGATCTGCGCAACACATGCCGGACGGATCACCTCTGCCGGTAAGGGCTGCGCGGGGCTCTGCGCCGGctgccccagcccttcccagtgcCGGAGGGGGAcccacaggctggagaggggaggGCCAGGCTGGGGGGCCATGGCTGGGTTTGCAGTGCTTTCTTGTTGCATGACCCTCCTCCAAGTTTATCGGTTGCCTCTCCCCAACGCCGCGTGGCACTTGCCGGCTGGGCCTCCTCCAGGAACAGCTGGAATCTGTGCGCAAAATGGGGCAGATTTAATGGGTTTTGGCTGCTCATGGAGAGGCTGAGGTGCAGCCTGGAGTTTGGTCTCTCCTCGCTGTGGGGTGAACCTGTGGGTTTGTGCAGGGCTCCGTGTGCTTTGCCAGCATGGGGGCTGCCAACTGAGCCCCCCGCACCTCACCCTGAGCTCTGATCTGAAACCCCCCCGTGCAaaaccccagctctgcccttccccGTGCTTGGCCCGGGAGGCTGCAGTGGGGCAGTGGCCTCCAGTAGCGCTCGGCGTGGGGCAGAGCCATGGGGCAGAAGCAGAGCAGTGGGGATGgagctgcctttctgctgtgAGCGGTGGAGCTGAGCCCCTGGGGACTGCGCTGGCTCTGTTCCCCACCCGGCACCGCTCCGTCTCCCCAAGCTGTGGAGGGGGTGAACGTGCAAAAAGCACCGTGGCAGCGTGGGCACCCACGCCCTGCAAGCAGCAAAATCCCTCGGCGTGCTTCCAGCATCCCCAGCAAAACTTCATCGCTGGTGAAATCCGCTGTCTTCCCCGTGGCAGAGCAAAGTTGGGAGATCAGGCTTTTGTTCCATTATGAAACTCATTATTCATACGGCAAAAAACCTCCTGTCACCCTCTGGGGGCTGGATCAGCCTCATAAAGAATATGTTTCCTATGAGGAGGAGGGCCTTTTTGCCATCAAGGTGATGGAGTTTCCCAGAGCCTGGTGgcgaaataaataaataacagagcTTCAGGTCTTCCTCTGGCTGCAAGCGAATGTGTTTGAAATGTGGGAATGTGGCTTTTTATCAAAAAGTAATACAATAAGCCAATGTCTATGAATAAAAGATACCAGGGCTGTGCCGAGTCGTGGCCAAATTAATGGGAGCACCTTTCTGACAGCAGGCCTGATGCTTGCTCAGACATTAAATGCTGCGGATGCAACCGCTCGCGGGGGGGGAATAACCCGCATTAGCAGCGCATTGAGGGGGACCGGAGAGGCCGCAGAGCTGCCGAGCATTAATTATAAGCCCGTTCCTGCATGAAATGAAATTCTGCCAGAAAGAGGTGAAACAGCAAAGGGGGAAGTGTGTGGCAGCTGCTTTGGCTGTTTGCTCCAAGttggaaatgcattttttctggGGAGGGGTGGGCCTGGCCGGGGGCTCTCGTTCTGCAAAGCACCCGAATCCGGTGTTTATTTGTGCCTCCAGCTTTGGGCATTGGTTTGCAGAGTTTTGCCTTTACCTCGGCTGTTTTCTCCCCGTGCTGGGGGGTTGCAGGGCTGGGCATGGATGCACCCCTCGGATCTGGGCTGGCAAGATCCCATCCCATCCACTCCCCTCCTGCCGTGCTGCCCCAGGGGGGCTCTGGCAGCGTTCCCCAAGGCTCAGGCAGGCAGGTTGGCTCCGAGCCCCCCATCAAAAGCTGTCGCATTAACCAGGCTGGGGCACTGGGGTGCAAGACGGGGTTAAGAGCCTGCGGCGGGGAGCACGCGCCCGGGGACGCTCAGAGATGCTGCCACGCTCCAGCAGCTCACTTGTCCTCCTTGTGTTTGCAGC is a window of Strix aluco isolate bStrAlu1 chromosome 28, bStrAlu1.hap1, whole genome shotgun sequence DNA encoding:
- the GFRA2 gene encoding GDNF family receptor alpha-2 isoform X1; this translates as MILANAFCIVLFVDEILRSLAGPPSPPGQDPHGWRVPVDCVRANELCAAEPSCSSRYRTLRQCLAGRDRNTMLANKECQAALEVLQESPLYDCRCKRGMKKELQCLQIYWSIHLGLTEGEEFYEASPYEPVTSRLSDIFRLASIFSGMDPATNSKSNHCLDAAKACNLNDNCKRLRSGYISTCSKEISATEHCSRRKCHKALRQFFDRVPSEYTYRLLFCSCKDQACAERRRQTIVPSCSYEDKEKPNCLDLRNTCRTDHLCRSRLADFHTNCQASFQFLTSCPGDNYQACLGSYAGLIGFDMTPNYVDASTTSITISPWCSCKGSGNMEEECEKFLQDFTENPCLRNAIQAFGNGTDVNLSPKNPSPPVTLPPKTEKSPALPDDINDSNTMYDTSIITTCTSVQEHGPKLNKSKEQSLCYSETQLTTDIMPDQKTFVDQKAGGSRHRAGRILPVVLILLLLAL